From the genome of Polypterus senegalus isolate Bchr_013 chromosome 8, ASM1683550v1, whole genome shotgun sequence:
AAATGCTTCACGTTTTATAAGCTTTGAGTGATAAACGGTAAAATATTTTGCTCGACCTAAGTCTTCAGTAAACTCCCTTCTACATAATCCTGCTAGTGGCAGAGTTACCTAAATAACGAGTCGTGCCTCTGCCTTATCACTGATATCACTTATGCACTGATTGCAGCTAAATCGTCGGGCTTCAGATTTGCACCGCCTTGGTGTTTTACAAACGTCTATTGAACAGCATGTGTACTTTTTAACTGTTTATATGGGCGGATTGTTTTGCCATTATATTgcttattcttttaaatattgcGTCGGGCGGCGCTTGAAGGGGCTTGGGTTTAAcgagtcagtcattttccaactcgctatacTCCAGTAATCAATATTTGTGAACGGAACTGTGGTATCGATCTTCCCATCCCTATTTCCTGAATAAATTAGACTTTGTAACTATGCCCAGTGATTAaccaagatgacttacatttgAGAAAACCGGTTAAGTGACGTTTATCTTGACAGGAAATACTATAGCTTACCCCTTGAAATATTTTTCTAACTTGGACAAAGAGCCGAAGATATGGGCTCTCAACTGCTTAACGGAGGTCTGCTGAACCAACTGTTTTAACGTCTTCtcgtttacatttttttgtactcCGGCAAACAAGTGGCTGTTTTTCAATTTAAAGCCGTTTAGAGCAATTGCTTAGGAGAAAAAACCTTAAGAGCTCTCTAAACAGAAAATGTGGGTGGCTCTAAAAAGAGCCTTTGGGTTTTGTATTTATCGAACACCGTCTCGTCTGTCATCTAACCTCCAAATCCATACAGCGTACGGCCTTGTCTCTTCAAAGCATACACTACGTCCATGGCAGTCACGGTCTTCCTCTTCGCGTGCTCAGTGTAAGTCACAGCATCACGGATAACATTCTCCAAGAAAACTTTAAGCACGCCGCGTGTCTCTTCGTAGATCAAGCCAGAAATTCGCTTCACACCACCTCGACGAGCCAAACGGCGAATGGCAGGCTTTGTAATACCTTGGATGTTATCTCGCAGCACTTTACGATGACGTTTCGCGCCACCCTTACCGAGCCCCTTGCCTCCTTTACCACGTCCAGACATCTTAACTCTTAACACTATTCTTCAACAGCTTTATATCGCAAGTGAAAATTTCATCGCCTAATATGAGTAAAACGACGACCTACTAGAGCACAGTATAGGGAATGTCTGCGCGGGCTTTAGGAAATCGcgccttttctttgttaattgttttattggCCACCTGAATAGTAACAGTATTTTAGTTTGGCCTAAAATTtcgggccaaaaaaaaaaaaatcaatttatgtaataaaaacaaaaagtgtataaattattttcCATGTGAAAATGGATTGTagttatacatccatccatcaacctaacctgtttataaaaaaatatttctatctGCAAGTTCATTCACAATGCAATAAATTCTTGTTTATGTGCTGAGTTTGGACTAATTTGCGAAAATATGCTATGGtgcatgatttttctttttttctcacctTCATTTGATATGACAGCATTCTCTCATTATTAGGcgatatatagggtggtccagatctaattatgcaatttacattatgctataacttattaagtttattacatagaaaatcacctgaaaaatcctggaccatcaaaaagtgtgtgaactgacaacatgaagaatcgtcttcgcactgaattggaatcgtccccacataaatcaaagtcatccagacgatctggatctgcataattagatctgaaccatcCTGTACATCTTCTCATAATCAATGCTCCACCAAACAAAGAATTTCTCACATTTTCACA
Proteins encoded in this window:
- the LOC120533360 gene encoding histone H4; its protein translation is MSGRGKGGKGLGKGGAKRHRKVLRDNIQGITKPAIRRLARRGGVKRISGLIYEETRGVLKVFLENVIRDAVTYTEHAKRKTVTAMDVVYALKRQGRTLYGFGG